TGGCGATGGGTGTAAATCCATTTCTCGCCATCAATGCCAATGCTGATATGGGATTTAGTAAGGTTCTTAACATCGATGTATGCCAAGCCGGTAAAGCAGCTGAATAGAAAAATATCTCTAACCAATGCTAGTCTATCCGTTTTAAAATCCTTGTTCAAAATCGATTGTATTTCAGTCTCTGAAAGAAAATTTCTTTCGACTTCTTTAATTTTGGATTTGTAGTTGTTGAAAGGGTTCTTATCTAACCAATCATTGGCCAGACAAATCTTGATTATCTTATTGAAGTTTTTAATGTATTTGACAGCTGTATTGTTGCTGCAGTTTCGAACACTTCTGAGATAAAATTCATAATCGGTAATAAATGCATGATCAATTTGTTTGATATCAACATCAGAAACTTTATATTTCCATTCCAGAAACTCAATTGTGTGCTTTAAGGATGTTGCATAACGTTCTAATGTGCCGGCAGCATATTCTTTGCCGATTAGTTCTTTAATCTTGTTGTTATGGTCCTGAAATATTGGTACAAGCATTCTTGCTCTTTCATTGCTGCCAAGTAGTTTCAATTTTAAGGATTCCGAAGTAACCGGAATGTTTTTATGAACCAATTCCATTTGAGCATCGATAATCTTCATTTTCAGAATATCGAGCTGATTATTAATTGAACGGGCTTCATCTGTAGTGCCCTTCATTTTGCCTGCATCTGCAGACCATTTAGCTAATTCTACGAATCTTCCGGTAGTAAGTTCGATTCGTTTACCATTTACTGTAATTCTTGAATAAATTGGAACAAGCCCGTTTACATTGGTTTTTGCTCTCTTAGCGTAAAAGAGAATTGAAACTTTTGCTTTCATGGTGGTGACCTTTTAGTTATTAATTAATTTAATTCTAAAATGGCTACAACACAAGATGTTCATTTTTTAAGTAGGTTATTGAATAGGCTCCTTAACAGGTTCAATAAAAACTCTGTAATCCCTCATGCATTCTAGCCTGAGGAGAAATTCGGTTACCCAGAATTACCGCAAAGTTTGGGTATCCGAATTTATCCCCTAAGGTTCACGCATTAATGAATAATTTGAAGGATATTGAAAAGAAAAAACCCTTTATATCCTACGGATTAAAGGGTTTTAATTAAATTTGCTGTTAAGCTAGCGGAGAAAGAGGGATTCGAACCCCCGGACCTGTTACAGTCAACAGTTTTCAAGACTGCCGCAATCGACCACTCTGCCATTTCTCCAATAAGTCGGGCATCAATCTCTCAATGCGGTTGCAAATATAACAACCTTTTTGATTTTGCAAAACGTTTTTGAGTAAAAAATACACATATTTTTTTTGCGTCAAGCTATTCCTTTCACTAACTGTTAATTACCTTTTTGGATAAGCAACTATTTTTATTAGTAAGGAACGTAATCGGTGATTTCTAAGCCATATCCAATCATGCCTACGCGTTTGGTTTGGGTGGTATTGGATATTAATCGAATCTTGGAAATATCAATATCGTGCAGAATTTGGGCTCCGATACCAAAGTCCTTGTTGTCCATTTTAATTTGCGGGGCTTTGAAAATGCCTTCGCTTTGCAGTTGCTTCAACTCGGTTAATCGATTCAGTAAATCGGTGGAGTCTATTTCCTGATTGATAAACAGTATGGCGCCTCGACCTTCCTCGCTTATTTGCTGAAACATATTTTCCAACTTTTTGTCCATATCGTTGGTCAAGGTGTTTAGAATATCGTTGTTGGCTTGGGAGGAATTGATTCGGGTTAGGATGGATTCCCCTAAATTCCAACTGCCTTTGGTTAAGGCCAAATGCACTTGCTTATTAGTAGTTTGCTGGTAGGCTCTCAAACGAAATTGTCCAAAGCGGGTTTCGATTTCAAAGTCTTCTTTTTTGACTATCAAACTGTCGTGCTGCATGCGGTAGGCGACCAAGTCTTCGATAGAAACTAATTTCAAATCAAATTTCTTAGCCACTTCCACCAATTGCGGTAAGCGTGCCATCGTACCGTCTTCGTTCATAATTTCAACGATAACGCCGGCCGATTTAAAGCCTGCCAAACGAGCGAAATCAATTGCCGCTTCGGTATGTCCTGTTCTACGCAATACACCGCCTTGTTTGGCTGTTAACGGGAAGATATGTCCGGGACGCGCTAAATCGTAAGGTTTAGTTTCTTCATTAACCAACGCTAAAATGGTTTTGGCCCGGTCTGAAGCCGATATGCCGGTAGTTACGCCATGACCTTTTAAATCCACCGAAACGGTAAAGGCCGTCTCCATATGGTCGGTGTTGTTTTTGACCATCGAATGCAATTCTAATTCGTTGCATCGTTTTTCGGTAAGCGGGGCACAGATTAATCCGCGTCCGTGTGTGGCCATGAAATTAATCATTTCGGGGGTTACCTTTTCGGCTGCGGCTAAAAAATCGCCTTCATTTTCACGGTCTTCATCATCTACCACAATAATGACTTTTCCTTGACGGATGTCTTCTATGGCTTCTTCAATAGTGTTGAGTTGTATTTTGGTGTTGTCCATTAGACGTTTTTATTTGTTGGGGATAGGATAGTAGTTAAATAAGTTCGATTAAAAAGATAAAACAAGATATAAAACGGAAACCCGCCCAAGAGGATAATAAAATTAGGAACATCGGTTTTTTGATGGCAAGCCGTGACCATCTTATTCAAGAGTTGCTGCGATTTCAATAAAGCGGCGTAAAAACACAGGGCCAGTATACTAATTGATATAGTAAAGACTAAGCCTTCCAGTACTCCGGAAATTAGGACTGCCAACAACAAAAAGTAGGCGGTAAGGGTTACCAACGTAAATTTGCTGTATTGTTTATTCAACGTTTCTACAAGTGAGTAATCAATCGTTTCAGGTTGAATAGCTTCTGCTTTGGTGGCTTCGGTTACTTCAGCCGGGCTTGCACCGGTTTTGGTAAAAGCTTCCATTACTTGAGGGTCAATTTCTTCCGGATGAAAGTAATCGGTCGGATTAACCGTTTGCAACACAGGCTCTGCAGTAGCAGGGAAAAATCGATTGAATATATTTACCAACCAATCAAAATTAATGCTAACCCCTCTGTCTTCGGTAGCTCTTTTGGTCAATAGTATGGCTAACGGTAATAACACTAAAGTGGCCATCCAACAGCCAAAAAATGCGGAAATCCCGTCTTCCTGCGCCACTTTTTTTCCAAAAGTATTGATGAAGTGGAAAATAATAAAAATCAGTATGGCAAAAACGATAGGCAAGCCTAATCCTCCTTTGCGAATAATTGCTCCCAAAGGCGCCCCGATAAAGAACATTAAGATACAGGCAAAGCCAATGACAAACTTGTCATAAAAAGCAATCCAGTGTTGGTTGATGTTTTTTCGCTTTTCTTCGAGTTCAAATTTTGAATTTTCTAACGAAAAATTAGTGGCATCTATAGTTCCGCTGGCTACGCGAAGAATTTGATTTTTTTGGTTTGTATCAAAATGCTCCAACAAATCAGTAGTGCTGAGTGCTGTGGCGGTCGTATCGGCTAAGCCGGAATAATTGGCGTTATTTACCGAACGTTGGTAAATATTTTCAGTAAAAGAAAGGACTTCTTTGTTGTAACTCTTTTGTAGTGAATCAATGGTATAGCGCAATTCACCAATGGTAAGCATGGTATTGGTGTTGCTGATTTGCTCCTCATCCAAATTGGCATTGTTTAATTTGGATAAATCAATATTTAGCACATAACGCTTAAAATCACTTTTAGCAAAAGGCAACTTCTTGCGGTCTTCAAACTTTTTCGGAATGATGTCTTCGTAGTAATTCCCGTCTTTTAAAACCAATTGCAGGTTATTAGAGTTTTCGCTACTGACCAATTCACCGGTTTTGGCTTTGATGACCGTGTTGCTTCCGTCGCCTGACAACGATTTTTTGTGGATGGTAACCAAGCTAAGGTATCGACCGTTATCGCCAGACTTCTTTTCTACTTTGATATTGTAATTCCCCACTTCGCTAAACTGCCCTTCGGCTATAGCCATGGCGGGTTTTACTTGAGCAATATTGCGTCGGAAATTGACAAACTTGTATTCGGCATAGGGTATGACGTTGTTGGCAAATAAAAAGGCCACAAAACTCAGGATAAGAATAAAATATGTGAGACTTCGCATGGCTCTTTGCAACGAAATTCCGGAAGATTTCATAGCGGCAAACTCATAGTTTTCGGCTAAACTTCCGAAGGTCATGATAGAGGCCAATAAGACCGAAAGGGGAAGTACTAAAGGAACCACGCTGGGCATTTTAAACAAAAGAAACTTAGCAATCATTATGATGTCTAAGTCCTTTCCGGCCAATTCAGAGATGAATAGCCATACGACCTGTAGTACGAATATGAAAAACAGAATTACAAATACCGTAGCAAATGTAACGAGGAAAGATTTTAATAAGTACCTGTCAAGTATTTTCACCCGATCGTAATTAATCTATTTTGTTGATGTAGTAATTTGGATATTTACTGGCCACAAAGGTAAACTGATTTTTTGACAAAGGTTGGTTGGTTTTAAAAGAATTAACAGTCAACGTGGTTTTAGTGCCGTTTTTACCCATTTCAATCACCGTGTAAATGTTTTTGGTTTGGGAATCGATGCCCAATAAGATTTCCTTGCGTTGGTCTTTGGCACTGGTAGGTACTAATTTGATATACTGTATTTTTCGACCTTTTACATCTTGTAAAATATCCCAGGAGAATTTATAGCCGCTGTTAAAGAAGGTCAACATTTTAGAAGGGGTAATGGCTTTTTCATCATTGTCATTCAAACTGGAAACCGTTATTTCCTCATCTTCCGGAACGATGGTATAGCTTTTTTTACCGTCAAATATTTTGGTAACCCCATAAAGTTCAGCACATACTTGTTTCCTTCGAGCAATAGATTTCCTTTGCTTTCTTTGTTGATGTTTTCTTTGCTGTTGTTTAAAGTGTATTTGAAATCAATGGTAACGTTGTTATACGTTTTGATTTTAGCGGTAACCTGGTCTAATAACTCTTTTGCTTTTTTATCCTGAGCTTGGCCAGAGAAGCTAACTAATAGGAATAAGGCAATCGAAAGTACTTTGTTCATTTTAAGAATTGTTTTGTTCATTGTTAAAAAATTGCTCTAAAGAAGCCAGGTCGGTAATGTTAACACTGCGCGCTTTGCTTCCTTCAAACGGACCTACAATACCGGCAGCTTCCAATTGATCAATCAATCTTCCGGCACGGTTATAGCCCAGTTTCAACTTTCTTTGCAATAATGATGCCGAACCTTGTTGTGCGGTAACAATTATTTCGGCGGCCTCTCGGAACATGCTGTCTCTTTCCGAGATATCAAACTCCAAATTAACGCCGCTTCCTTCTTCACCAATGTATTCCGGCAACAGGTAAGCGCTGGCATAAGCTTTTTGCGAACCAATATAATCTACAATTCTTTCTACTTCGGGGGTGTCCACAAAGGCACATTGCACCCGCACCAAGTCGTTCCCGTTAGTATATAATAAGTCTCCGCGACCAATCAATTGATCAGCTCCTTGCGTATCCAAGATTGTTCTGGAATCAATTTTAGACGTTACTCTAAACGCAATACGAGCCGGGAAGTTGGCTTTAATAATTCCGGTAATTACATTAACCGAAGGACGTTGTGTGGCAATAATCAAGTGAATACCAATAGCACGGGCTAATTGCGCCAAACGGGCAATAGGCGTTTCTACTTCTTTACCGGCCGTCATAATCAAATCAGCAAACTCATCCACCACCAACACTATATATGGTAGGAAGCGGTGACCGTGTTCCGGATTCAGTTTACGGGCTTTGAATTTTTCGTTGTATTCTTTGATGTTACGAACCATAGCATCCTTTAGTAAGGAATACCTGTTGTCCATTTCAACACAAAGCGAATTTAAGGTGTTGATTACTTTGGTATTGTCGGTAATAATAGCGTCTTCGGTGTCCGGTAATTTGGCCAAATAATGGCGTTCTATTTTATTGAACAGCGTAAGCTCTACCTTTTTCGGATCGACCAAAACAAACTTTACTTCAGCCGGATGTTTTTTATACAGCAACGAAGCCAATACAGCATTCAGTCCGACTGATTTTCCTTGTCCGGTAGCCCCGGCCATCAGCAAGTGTGGCATTTTGGCTAAATCAACCACAAAGGTTTCATTGGATATGGTTTTACCTAAAGCGATTGGTAATTCCATTTCCGCTTCCTGAAACTTAGCCGAAGCAATAACCGTTCGCATTGGTACAATAGTTGGGTTTTTATTAGGCACCTCAATACCAATCGTTCCTTTTCCGGGAATAGGGGCAATGATACGAATGCCTAAAGCGGCCAGTGACAAAGCAATATCGTCTTCCAAGCTTTTGATTTTGGAAATACGAATACCGGCTTCGGGCACAATTTCATATAAGGTTACCGAAGGACCAACAGTCGCTTTGATTTGGGCAATATCGATTTTGTAGTTTTTCAGGGTTTCTACAATTCGGTTTTTATTTTCTTCTAACTCTTCCTGATTGATGGTAATCCCCACAGAGGAGTATTCTTTTAATAAATCAATGGTTGGGAATTTATAATTGGAAAGCTCTAAAGTAGGATCAAACTCGCCAAAGTCAGCCACTAATTTGGCTGCCAAGTTTTCTTCCATAACATCTTCATCAGGAGCTTGTTCAATAACAAAATCTTTATCATTGGTTTCAATGATTACCGGCTCAGGAGCAGGGGTGACGGCTTTAATGGTTGGTTCCAAATTAATCTCAGAGGCATGCTCAATGGTTGGCTTTAACGCTTCTTTATTGATTTCGAATGGAGAAGGTTTTAAAGTAGGTTCTTCTATTTCTTCTTCAAGTTCTTCTTTTACAGCAAACTCTTCCAAGTTGTAATCGGTTCCCTTGCTGTCGTTGACCATGCTGTTTAAATCTTCTTTGATGTCTTTGTGTTTCTTTTCAAAGAATGACTTGATGGCTTCCGGAGAGACTTTGATTTTAAAGATTAAATAGATGACCATGGCGAAGACTATCCCCAATAAGGTTCCCATTTTGCCAATATAATCCTGAAGGAATAAATTCATTTCATAACCGATGGTTCCGCCTAACTCCGGCAAAGTGATAGCAAAAAAGCCAAACATCATCGATAGAACTACTAAAGCAAACAAATCCCAAAACCAAGTGTTTTTGAGTTTTTTTATAGGTAAATCTAAAATCAGGAAGGCACCGCTAAGGAATAGGAGTTTGACAAAAAGGAAAGAGGCTACTCCAAAACCGCGGTAAATAAACAAGTCGGCTATATAAGCTCCGAATTTACCCAGCCAGTTTTGAACTACTTCCTCTCTGTCGGTAAAAGCGTCAACGGCACTCTGATCGGCCTGACCGGAAACAAAGAAAGAAATAAACGAAACTAAAAAAGCAATCGATACTAAAACCAACAAAAAACCAAAGAGCATACGATACTGCTTTTTAGTCTTTAGTATTTTAATTTCCGAATTGGGGTCTTTCTTAGAATCGGGAGTTTCTTTTTTTACTGTTTTCGCCATTGGTTATTTATAAACGCTATAAAAATAGAAATTTAATCGAATGTTTACAGGAATTTTGGAACATAAATTAATAAAAGTACCGCAATAGCCGCAGTAGCCGCAAACATTACTGCACCGGCCGCAATATCTTTGATAAAGCCAATTTTTTCGTGAAATTCAGGATGAATGAAGTCGGCAATTTTTTCTACAGCGGTATTTAAACTTTCCACGCCCAATACTAAACCAAAGGCCAGGATTTGCAGCATCCATTCGTAACGGTCAATATGAAAATAAAAACCGGCAATGATACTCAAGACTCCTATAGTGGACTGCACCATGACACTGTGCTCGGTGGTGATTAATTTGATGGCGCCTTTAACAGCAAACCCTACGCTTTTTAAGCGCCCTGTAAAAAAAGAGTTGTCTTTTTGGAATTCCATACCGTATACAATTATAGAGCGGCTAAGGCCAATTCGTAATTAGGTTCATCGGCAATTTCCGGAACTTGTTCGGTGTATTTAACGATTCCGTTTTCATCTAATACTATTACCACGCGGGAATGTAACCCGGCTAAAGCACCGTCAGTCATTTCCAAACCGTAGTCTTTTCCGAAGTTTCCGGTATTGAAATCAGACAAACAAATGACGTTGTCTAATCCTTCAGCGCCACAAAAACGTTTGAAAGCAAAAGGCAAATCGCGCGCAATACACAGTACTTTTGTATTGGCTAAAGCACTGGCTTTGGCATTAAACGTTCGGGTTGACGTGGCACAAGTACCGGTATCAACACTCGGGTAGATGTTTAAAATTACTTTTGAACCGGCAAAATCCGCTAAGGAAGCACGTCCTAAATCAGTTTTTATCAATTGAAAATCAGGCGCTTTTGAACCTATTTTTGGTAATTCACCGTTGGTGTGTATCGGATTTCCTCCTAAAGTTATAGATGCCATATCGTGTTAAATTTTAAGCGTCAAAAGTAGTAAAAATATTTAGGATTTGGGATATGTTATACCGGTTCCTGATAAATAGTTATAAAATCATTTGGAGTGTAGTATACTTTTATCGTAATATTGCAATATAAAAATATAATAACCGGTTATGGGTGCTTCAAAATCTGAATTTTTTACCGCAGAACAAAACGAATTAGCTACTGTATTCAAAGCCATGTCTCATCCGGCGCGAGTGGCTATCATCGAGTATTTACTCAAAGTTGATACTTGTATTTGTGGTGATATTGTAAACGAGTTGCCTTTAGCGCAACCTACCGTATCCCAACATTTAAAGGAGTTGAAGAATGCCGGCCTCATCAAAGGCAATATTGAAGGAACAGCTATTTGTTATTGTATCAATCCGGATATGATGAAGAAAATAGAAGCCCATTTCTTTGCCATTTCCAAACAATTAAAAAGTAAATGCTGTTAAGCTGCTCAGCTATTCTATAATGTTTAACAATTTAATACAGTACAAAAATGAAACTATCACAAATAAAATCAGAATTACAAAAGTTGTCTACTATCGCTTTTCAATTGCCCAACGGTGATTTGGTACCCAGTCATTTTCATGTGACCGAAGTGGGGAAAATAGCGAAACACTTTATTGATTGTGGCGGAACCGTTCGTACGGAAGAAGTAGCCAACTTTCAATTGTGGGAAGCCAATGATTATGACCACCGTTTGCATCCCGAAAAACTGGTACACATTATTGAACTTTCAGAAAAAATCTTGCAGTTGCCCGATTTAGAAATAGAAGTGGAATACCAAATGGCAGACAGCATCGGTAAATTCAGTTTGGATTTTGATGGCACTACTTTTCTTTTAACCTCAAAACAAACTACTTGTTTGGCCAAAGATCACTGCGGTATCCCGCCTGAAAAAATGAAAGTTAAACTAGGCGAGTGGAAACCTAAAGAAACGCAATGTTGTACACCGGAATCTAACTGTTGCTAAATTGTCGTTTATGAATAAAAAAGAGCATTGGGAAAACGTTTTTACTACCAAAACAGAAAAAGAGGTGAGCTGGTATCAAGCTTATCCGCAAACTTCAGTCGATTTCTTTGCGGCACTTCAGTTGCCCAAAGACGCTAAAATCATTGATGTGGGAGGAGGCGACAGCTATTTTATAGATGCTTTGCTGGATTTAGGCTATACCCAACTGACTTTGCTTGATATTTCAGGAAAAGCCATAGAGCGTATTAAGAAGAGGTTGGGTGAAAAAGCAGCTCATGTTACCTTTATTGAATCGGATATTTTAGATTTTAATCCCATCGAGCACTATGATTTTTGGCATGATCGAGCCTGTTTTCATTTCCTGACCGAAGCAGCACAAATTGAGCAGTATGCCGATATTGTTGATAAGGCGCTGACCAAAGGAGGGAGGATGTTTATTGGTGCTTTCTCCGATAAAGGCCCAAAGAAATGCAGTGGCTTGGAGATCAAACAGTACAACATGGAAAGCCTGAGGTTTGTTTTTGAAAAAGAATTCCAACTCAAAGGCTGTTTCACTGAAGACCATATAACCCCTTTTGACACAGTTCAAAATTTTATTTTTTGTGGGTTTAAAAGAAAGGCATAAGTATGAAAGCACTCCGGCATATTATTCAAAACCTGTCAGTTGACACTGTTTCAGCAGGCAGAAAAGAAGTGTTACAGTCACTGATTGATTATATAAAAGAAAAAAAACGGAGGCATCAGGACATTCGATTGGTTTTTATCTGTACCCATAACTCCCGCAGGAGTCATTTGGCTCAGGTATGGGCACAAACTATGGCGTTTCATTTCGGGATAAGGAATGTGTTTTGTTATTCGGGTGGAACAGAGGTCACAGCTGTATTTCCGAAAGTAGTTGAAACTATAGTGAATCAGGGGTTTGAACTGGAGAAACGGAGTGATACTACTAATCCGGTTTATGCTGTTAAGTTTGACGAAAATGAACCGCCTGTTCTTTGTTTTTCCAAAATGTTTGATGATGTGTTTAATCCTAAAAATGCCTTTGCTGCTGTGATGACTTGCTCGTCAGCCGACGAAGGTTGTCCGTTTATTGCCGGTGCTGAAAAGCGTTTCCCTATTCGTTATGACGACCCGAAAACCTTTGACGGTACCGAATTAATGGAGACTAAATATGCTGAACGCAGTGTAGAAATTGCCACCGAAATGTATTATGTCTTTTCACAAGTTAACTAAAAATGAGTACACGTAAGCGCTTAACCTTTCTCGATAATTATTTGACCCTTTGGATATTTTTGGCCATGACTCTGGGCGTAGCAATCGGTTATTTTATTCCGGCTATACCCAAAACGTTCAATGGTTTATCTTCCGGAACCACAAACATTCCTTTAGCTATCGGGTTAATCCTGATGATGTATCCGCCTTTGACTAAAGTCGATTTTTCTAAAATACCCTTAATGCTTCAAAAGCCCAAACTCCTGATTACCTCTTTTTTGATTACCTGGATAGTGGGGCCTTTTTTAATGTTTGCTTTATCACTATTGTTTCTGAAAGATTTTCCGGAGTATATGACCGGTTTAATCATCATCGGTTTGGCACCTTGTATTGCCATGGTGATTGTTTGGAACGAATTGGCCGAAGGCAACCGTGAATTAACAGCAGGGTTAGTTGGAATTAACAGCTTACTGCAGGTATTCTTCTTTGGTCTGTATGCCTATTTCTATTTAGAAATCATGTTGCCTTTATTTGGTGTCAAAGGCTTAGCCCTAAATATTACTATTGCTCAAATTGCGACTACCGTTGGGATTTATCTCGGAATTCCGTTTGTATTGGCTGTCATCAGTCGGTACAGTATTAGGAAATTTTTGGGTGACCGATGGTTTAACCAAACCTTTATTCCCTTTGTATCTCCCATCACGCTGATGGCTTTATTGTTCACCATCGTGGTAATGTTCAGCCTGAAAGGTGCCATGATAGTCGATTTGCCTTTGGATGTTCTCAGGGTCGCTGTGCCGTTAGTTATTTTCTTTGCTATCATGTTCTTTCTGATGTTTTTTATGTCCAAAAAAATTGGAGCCGATTATCGAGATGCTGTAGCTTTATCTTTTACCGCTTCGGGCAATAATTTCGAATTGGCTATAGCGGTTTCTATAGGTGTTTTTGGGATTAACAGCGGACAAGCTTTTGCCGGAGTCATAGGGCCTTTGGTGGAAGTTCCGGCATTAATTCTGTTAGTGAAAGTGGCTTTTTGGTTAAAGAAAAAGTAGTATAAATAAAAAACCGCTCCTGTAAAAGAAGCGGCTTACTATAAATTTAATAATCTGATAATATTACACGTGCAAAGCTCTGTTATCTGTAGCGGCCAAGGCAGCTTCTTTCACGGCTTCTGCAAAAGTTGGGTGGGCATGTGACATACGAGAGATATCTTCGGCACTGGCTCTGAATTCCATAGCCGTTACGGCTTCCGCAATTAAATCAGCACAACGGGCACCAATCATATGGATTCCCAAAACTTCATCGGTTTTAGCATCGGCTAATATTTTTACAAAACCATCATTATCGGCACTGGCACGCGCTCTTCCTAAAGCTTTGAAAGGGAAACTTCCGGCTTTGTAAGCTACTCCGGCTTCTTTTAGTTGCTCTTCGGTTTTACCTACAGCGGCTACTTCAGGCCAAGTATAAACAACTCCCGGAATTAAATTATAATCAATATGTGGTTTTTGTCCGGCCAAAATTTCGGCCACCAAAGTTCCTTCTTCTTCGGCTTTATGAGCCAGCATGGCACCACGTACTACGTCACCAATAGCGTAAATGTTAGGCACATTGGTTTGTAAGTGGTCATTAACTTCAACCATACCGCGGTCAGTAAGTTTTACGCCTGCTTTATCTGCGGCTAATCCGTCAGTATAAGGACGACGTCCTACGGCTACTAAGCAATAATCACCGTCAAAAGTTACCGTATTTCCTTTGGCATCATCGGCTTGTACAGTTACGTTTTTGCCTTTTCTTTCTACCGATTTCACTTTGTGTGACGTGTAGAATTTCATGCCTTGTTTTTTCAACACTTTGGTTAATTCTTTAGATAAACCGGCATCCATACCCGGAATGATACGGTCTAAAAACTCAACCACCGAAACCTGTGCGCCTAATCTAAGGTACACTTGTCCCAATTCGATTCCGATAACCCCACCACCAATGATGATTAAGTGTTTCGGCACTTCAGGCAATTTCAATGCTTCGGTAGAGGTGATGATTCTTTCTTTATCTAATTTGATAAAAGGCAAGGCAGACGGTTTTGAACCGGTAGCAATTACTATGTTTTTACCTTCGATTACTTCTGAAGTACCATCGGCTTTAGTTACTTTTACGTGAGTAGCGTCTTCAAACGAACCCAATCCTTCAAAAACGGTAATTTTGTTTTTATCCATTAAAAACTTAACACCGCCCGAAGTCTGATCGACAACGGCTTGTTTGCGGGCAATCATTTTTTCTAAATTAACCTTTACGTTACCCGATACCTCGATACCGTGATCAGCAAAGTGCTGCAATTCTTCATAATGGTGAGAAGAAGCTAACAACGCTTTAGAGGGAATACAACCTACGTTAAGGCAAGTACCTCCCAGAGTAGAATATTTTTCTATAATGGCGGTTTTGAAACCTAATTGGG
Above is a genomic segment from Flavobacterium phycosphaerae containing:
- a CDS encoding low molecular weight phosphatase family protein, with the protein product MKALRHIIQNLSVDTVSAGRKEVLQSLIDYIKEKKRRHQDIRLVFICTHNSRRSHLAQVWAQTMAFHFGIRNVFCYSGGTEVTAVFPKVVETIVNQGFELEKRSDTTNPVYAVKFDENEPPVLCFSKMFDDVFNPKNAFAAVMTCSSADEGCPFIAGAEKRFPIRYDDPKTFDGTELMETKYAERSVEIATEMYYVFSQVN
- the arsB gene encoding ACR3 family arsenite efflux transporter, with the translated sequence MSTRKRLTFLDNYLTLWIFLAMTLGVAIGYFIPAIPKTFNGLSSGTTNIPLAIGLILMMYPPLTKVDFSKIPLMLQKPKLLITSFLITWIVGPFLMFALSLLFLKDFPEYMTGLIIIGLAPCIAMVIVWNELAEGNRELTAGLVGINSLLQVFFFGLYAYFYLEIMLPLFGVKGLALNITIAQIATTVGIYLGIPFVLAVISRYSIRKFLGDRWFNQTFIPFVSPITLMALLFTIVVMFSLKGAMIVDLPLDVLRVAVPLVIFFAIMFFLMFFMSKKIGADYRDAVALSFTASGNNFELAIAVSIGVFGINSGQAFAGVIGPLVEVPALILLVKVAFWLKKK
- the lpdA gene encoding dihydrolipoyl dehydrogenase, translated to MSSFDVVIIGSGPGGYVSAIRCAQLGFKTAIIEKYSTLGGTCLNVGCIPSKALLASSHHYEELQHFADHGIEVSGNVKVNLEKMIARKQAVVDQTSGGVKFLMDKNKITVFEGLGSFEDATHVKVTKADGTSEVIEGKNIVIATGSKPSALPFIKLDKERIITSTEALKLPEVPKHLIIIGGGVIGIELGQVYLRLGAQVSVVEFLDRIIPGMDAGLSKELTKVLKKQGMKFYTSHKVKSVERKGKNVTVQADDAKGNTVTFDGDYCLVAVGRRPYTDGLAADKAGVKLTDRGMVEVNDHLQTNVPNIYAIGDVVRGAMLAHKAEEEGTLVAEILAGQKPHIDYNLIPGVVYTWPEVAAVGKTEEQLKEAGVAYKAGSFPFKALGRARASADNDGFVKILADAKTDEVLGIHMIGARCADLIAEAVTAMEFRASAEDISRMSHAHPTFAEAVKEAALAATDNRALHV